The proteins below come from a single Chrysoperla carnea chromosome 1, inChrCarn1.1, whole genome shotgun sequence genomic window:
- the LOC123290601 gene encoding RRP12-like protein, which produces MGKFRTKLKGQTKGKRWPKGQSSSSNPETHKYRDQAKSRFFQVNLGPSNLTSDALQKHNAIQSSALLGNDATNSIADETESTRASTFQTYDTFASDWSQCSNVSFNKLLVNFRTNSALHKEMLAILAAITEVIKSNDGTETSTEYYAALMTTLEATESEESITAILSLLAMGIKTVPQSVLQTQFSNATNIFLKIWGQYSQSDNNVINRSVLTCLAVFLRAQDVASWYNSSTVQIFDAILSFVNHSKPKIRKAAQHAIGSILNGSYFMIGENPPDHHPVGAHVAQFCIKQIESSMGQTGGQTTILHTLSILKDIIQVFPKTQIKLVCETLLKIMTLNNALINANALQVIYSLFSGKKTVIPAILNDQLIGALYDYQPSPTDIQPTLAWMAVMKQAHIHLADVDITMCMKRLPAIFVALIKLWLTERTEIVSAVTLALDDLIKDCIGAAAESPATVKTHQPLLQQCFSLIEQGLNYEYHTAWSHVLHLMKTTFQVAGLNCADMLLSYLKTLSSLRDSYKFSYNSELEYAVGAAVRTMGPETILKVIPLTNANSKIILDRSWLLPVLKDNIQGSTIEYFATKIVPLAKSCESESKTMFAKQNAVGGHSMELFASQLWSLFPSFCNLPTDIVLNFKKIAQTIGLKISNDKNLRLPLMAGLRKLINQSQENGKDDCIQELGRFAKNYVPILFNIYTVKPNGSDEEGQRLAALDTIRVYLAIAPDQLRNHLFSEATKQLTSSEDTFLRESVYDLIRLLAVYQTKDELENIYKQFIVKLYENKNHKEQKKAYRLLEDICGSDQPGCVEFVKSNRKSLRGLLLKTLETTTSSSKAARLRCLSLIIFKSSKTVDAENKLVQGALVECINYMKDINEKCRIEAQNLLLKIGEALLVTPKGQEQFLGILMAGFMGNTQMVVGTILGLASSVHHFTGSLGIENLQTILKTVSQLLTSATREIVQACLAFIKVYITRLPLPQVANDLSTIVQSLCKMQEDTKRHFRIKLRNILDRLIRKFDSETISKLIPNSDTVMHKRLRNLRKLQARKKRAKDQKEEEDAESDDGVNDFTVNSKPNTLEAILADSDDEFDDDEDDDAKSMQKRRSKKSANNAWIQEDEDNIIDFTDTSAISKIRATNPKQSVTAEKKQKAKKENSFKTASDGRLIITDDMKDDDSDDGKKMDDFDSDDSDLDDAVSKATTLKLGGGKRKRSASDSVSIFSGGSHPANKYRAGGSGIHRPTNKIPMETGEKYKAKKAAGDIKKKGKVEPYAYLPLRRSALNKRKRMKNSNEFKNIIKGVTKKDIKRKNNKFKQGRHSRP; this is translated from the exons CATAAAGAAATGCTTGCAATATTAGCAGCAATCACAGAAGTCATTAAATCAAATGATGGCACTGAGACTTCAACAGAATATTATGCCGCGTTAATGACTACACTGGAAGCTACGGAAAGTGAAGAGTCTATAACAGCAATTTTATCGCTTTTAGCTATGGGAATAAAAACAGTACCACAATCCGTGTTACAAACTCAATTTTCGAATGCCAcgaatatttttctcaaaatatggGGGCAATATTCACAATCAGATAACAATGTCATAAATAGATCTGTCCTTACATGCTTAGCGGTTTTTTTACGTGCACAAGACGTTGCTTCGTGGTATAATTCATcaactgttcaaattttcgatGCAATCTTATCGTTTGTTAATCATTCGAAACCAAAAATCCGAAAAGCGGCTCAACATGCAATTGGTTCTATTTTAAATGGAAGTTACTTTATGATCGGCGAAAATCCGCCGGATCATCATCCCGTAGGAGCACATGTAGCACAGTTTTGTATTAAACAAATTGAATCATCTATGGGTCAAACTGGTGGCCAAACCACCATTTTACATACACTTTCAATATTAAAGGATATTATCCAAGTCTTTCCCAAAActcaaataaaattagtttgtgagacgctattaaaaattatgacctTAAATAATGCTCTAATTAATGCAAATGCGCTACAAGTGATTTATTCGTTATTTTCGGGGAAAAAAACTGTGATACCTGCGATTTTAAATGATCAGTTAATTGGAGCGTTATATGATTATCAACCGTCGCCCACGGATATTCAACCAACATTGGCATGGATGGCTGTTATGAAACAAGCTCATATTCATTTGGCTGA tGTTGATATAACAATGTGTATGAAACGTTTACCGGCAATATTTGTCGCCCTAATAAAACTTTGGCTAACTGAACGTACCGAAATTGTGTCAGCTGTTACATTGGCATTAGATGATCTAATCAAAGATTGTATTGGAGCTGCAGCGGAATCACCTGCTACTGTAAAAACTCATCAACCGTTGTTACAACAATGCTTTAGTTTGATTGAACAAggattaaattatgaatatcatacAGCATGGAGTCACGTTTTACATCTAATGAAAACTACTTTCCAA gtgGCAGGATTAAATTGTGCGGATATGTTATTATCATATTTGAAAACTTTATCATCGCTTCGGgattcttataaattttcatacaattcaGAATTAGAATATGCAGTTGGAGCTGCAGTTCGTACAATGGGACCAGAAACAATTCTAAAAGTGATACCTTTAACG AATGCaaactcaaaaataatattggatCGCAGTTGGCTACTTCCTGTTTTAAAAGATAACATCCAAGGAAgtacaatcgaatattttgcAACAAAAATAGTTCCACTCGCAAAATCTTGTGAAAGTGAATCAAAAACAATGTTTGCTAAACAGAATGCAGTCGGTGGCCATAGTATGGAATTATTTGCATCACAGTTATGGTCATTATTTCCCAGTTTTTGTAATTTACCAACAGATATTGTTCtcaattttaag AAAATAGCACAGACAATTGGTTTGAAAATctcaaatgataaaaatttgcgTTTACCATTGATGGCTGGTttacgaaaattaattaatcagtcACAGGAAAATGGAAAAGATGATTGTATTCAAGAGTTGGGTCGATTTGCTAAGAACTATgttccaattttatttaatatatatacagttAAGCCGAATGGAAGTGACGAAGAAGGGCAACGATTAGCTGCCTTGGATACAATTCGG gtgTACTTAGCAATAGCACCAGATCAATTACGAAACCACCTATTCAGCGAAGCTACTAAACAATTAACAAGTAGTGAAGATACATTCTTACGTGAAAGTGTTTATGATCTAATACGTCTCCTGGCTGTATATCAGACTAAGGACGAATTGGAAAACATTTACAAACAATTTATCGTTAAActttacgaaaataaaaatcataaagaaCAGAAAAAAGCATATCGTTTACTTGAAGATATTTGCGGAAGTGATCAACCTGGCTGTGTCGAATTTGTGAAATCAAATCGGAAATCGTTACGAGgtctattattaaaaactttggaAACGACAACTTCAAGTAGTAAAGCTGCTCGATTACGTTGTCTAAGTTTAATTATCTTTAAGTCTTCGAAGACTGTAGATGCGGAAAATAAATTGGTACAGGGTGCTCTAGTGGAAtgtattaattatatgaaagatattaatgaaaaatgtcGTATTGAAGCAcagaatttattattgaaaattggcGAAGCTTTGTTAGTGACACCGAAAGGACAAGAGCAATTTTTAGGGATACTAATGGCTGGTTTTATGGGGAATACACAAATGGTAGTCGGTACTATATTAGGACTTGCATCTTCTGTACATCATTTTACTG GATCACTAggtattgaaaatttacaaacaattttaaaaacagtgAGTCAATTATTAACAAGTGCTACTCGTGAAATTGTTCAAGCATGTTTAGCatttattaaagtatatatAACACGATTACCGTTACCACAAGTCGCTAACGATTTATCAACAATTGTACAATCGTTATGTAAAATGCAAGAGGATACAAAACGACATTTTCGTATAAAATTGCGTAATATATTGGATCGtttaattcgaaaatttgatTCGGAAACAATTAGTAAATTAATACCAAATAGTGATACAGTTATGCATAAACGTTTACGTAATTTACGTAAATTACAAGCACGTAAAAAACGTGCTAAGGATCAAAAAGAAGAGGAGGATGCAGAATCTGATGATGGTGTTAATGATTTTACTGTGAATAGTAAACCAAACAC tttGGAAGCTATCTTAGCTGATTCAGATGACGAATTTGATGACGATGAAGACGACGATGCTAAATCTATGCAAAAACGACGCTCAAAGAAGTCTGCTAATAACGCATGGATTCAAGAAGATGAAGATAACATAATAGATTTCACAGATACATCCGCTATTAGTAAAATACGTGCGACAAATCCAAAGCAAAGTGTAACCGCTGAGAAAAAACAGAAGGCTAagaaagaaaattcatttaaaaccgCATCTGATGGCCGATTAATTATTACCGATGACATGAAAGATGATGACTCTGATGATGGTAAAAAAATGGACGACTTTGATTCAGATGATTCTGATTTAGATGATGCTGTAAGTAAAGCGACCACACTTAAATTGGGTGGAGGTAAACGCAAACGAAGTGCAAGTGATTCAGTAAGCATATTTAGTGGCGGAAGTCATCCTGCAAATAAATATCGTGCAGGAGGTAGTGGTATTCATAGACCAACGAATAAAATACCTATGGAAACTGGAGAGAAATATAAAGCGAAAAAAGCGGCTGGAGATATTAAAAAGAAGGGTAAAGTTGAACCATATGCATATTTACCATTACGTCGAAGTGCATTAAATAAAag aaaacgtatgaaaaattcaaatgaattcaaaaatattatcaaaggtGTTACAAAAAAggatataaaacgaaaaaataataaatttaaacaaggaCGTCATAGTCGTCCTTAA
- the LOC123290608 gene encoding RING finger protein 37, whose amino-acid sequence MLNFMDSKLKPDIKSLSPYEDGYDVTNLTSSNSIVKKQGFLAYKSVRPPVDVNIKLICTVNLNHIIINGRRGAQQSTAFELYLKDGCISNYTSISKVYLENDEMGVVFYNMRTFKADEHRIPKCFKLVPLSRVHWRLIISCDYLKIRILRTKDIPCIGSLEIWGHIAKYCSSELKNQVLRLCNSVKKSVEVTEQSPKEPSKPSKRIDSGFQVPNEFLDQLTFEIMAQPMTLPSGNTVDQSTLDKHAHSQQMYGRAPFDPFTGQVYTATCKPMFNSALKNRIDAFLLQNSEHESIKNIPRTVGRQTSSKSVKRTYSETTVTSNSENIDSLDLILNETLSKLPRFTNFDEEIELNICTVCKTMENLYKLKCSHLFCRQCLIMLSDNCTRCNQLFKKSDIVRYHT is encoded by the coding sequence atgttgaatttcatggattcaaaattaaaaccagATATAAAATCACTAAGTCCATATGAAGATGGTTATGATGTAACAAATCTTACATCATCgaattcaattgtaaaaaaacaagGATTTTTAGCCTATAAAAGTGTACGACCACCAGTCGATgtcaacataaaattaatttgtaccGTAAATTTAAATCATATCATTATCAATGGTCGACGTGGTGCTCAACAATCCACTGCCttcgaattatatttaaaagatgGATGTATCTCAAATTACACGAGCATATCAAAAGTTTATCTGGAAAACGATGAAATGGGGGTGGTTTTTTATAATATGCGAACATTTAAAGCAGACGAGCATAGGAtaccaaaatgttttaaattagttCCATTGAGCCGTGTTCATTGGCGTTTAATTATTAGttgtgattatttaaaaatacgaatCCTACGAACGAAGGATATACCTTGCATAGGTTCACTTGAAATATGGGGACATATAGCGAAATATTGTTCAAGTGAATTGAAGAATCAAGTCTTAAGATTGTGCAACAGTGTAAAAAAATCAGTTGAGGTCACCGAACAATCTCCCAAAGAACCATCAAAGCCATCTAAAAGAATAGATTCCGGTTTTCAAGTTCCAAACGAGTTTTTAGACCAATTAACGTTTGAAATAATGGCACAACCAATGACTTTACCATCTGGGAACACAGTAGATCAATCTACACTAGATAAACATGCCCATTCTCAACAAATGTATGGTCGTGCACCATTTGATCCATTTACAGGGCAAGTTTATACAGCTACTTGTAAACCAATGTTTAATAGTgcgttaaaaaatcgaattgatgcgtttttattacaaaattccgAACAtgaatcgataaaaaatataccGCGTACTGTGGGTCGACAAACATCATCAAAAAGTGTAAAACGAACATATAGTGAAACAACAGTGACGagtaattctgaaaatattgatagttTAGATTTGATATTAAACGAAACATTATCAAAATTACCacgatttacaaattttgatgaaGAAATTGAATTGAACATATGTACAGTATGTAAGACaatggaaaatttatataaattaaaatgttcacATTTATTTTGTAGACAATGTTTGATTATGTTATCAGATAACTGTACAAGATGTAaccagttatttaaaaaaagtgatattGTACGTTATCATACTTAA
- the LOC123290613 gene encoding mpv17-like protein 2 has translation MNVFRIVKNGFRRHLFLSNTISSAALMSIGDMIEQFHEIQKSQHSFDWLRNFRMTLVGVGMGCINHYYYTWIDRMFKDASTKHAMIKVVADQLLASPMCIAFLFYFDGFLLRQNLQTINEEMGDKFFTIYTADWCFWPPLQYINFKYVHHDYRVVYLNTIQMFYNIILTHLKYNDIDDTDKQSKDVEPIVVTRFVSLEGYMEGYHNIKH, from the exons aTGAACGTTTTTAGAATCGTTAAAAATGGATTTCGACGACATTTATTTCTAAGCAACACAATTAGTTCAGCAGCATTAATGTCCATTGGTGATATGATCGAACAATTtcatgaaatacaaaaatcacaaCATTCATTTGACTGGTTGCGAAATT tcCGTATGACCTTGGTGGGTGTTGGAATGGGTTGcattaatcattattattatacttggATCGATCGAATGTTTAAAGACGCATCCACAAAACATGCCATGATCAAAGTAGTCGCTGACCAACTTCTCGCCTCGCCTATGTGCAtagcatttttgttttattttgatggGTTTTTGCTAAGACAAAATCTTCAGACTATTAATGAGGAAATGGGTGACAAGTTTTTTACCATTTATACC gcTGATTGGTGTTTTTGGCCGCCATTACaatacataaatttcaaatatgttcATCATGATTATCGagtagtttatttaaataccatccaaatgttttataatataattttaacgcATCTGAAATATAACGATATCGATGACACTGATAAACAATCTAAAGACGTTGAACCAATAGTTGTAACACGATTTGTATCTCTGGAAGGATACATGGAAGGGTATCATAATATtaagcattga
- the LOC123290605 gene encoding S-phase kinase-associated protein 2 has product MIKKFQNIKYRNMNTFPKNVLKPVDINITNSDSKIMLSCSKRNRGDDEEMFDDENTQNNNTKCRKRWSLCVRKEETEQLAAELGIGMLETDEVMNTDSTVGSEDNPSTWDFGMELNLARNQEVDNITPSCSQHNIVLNKENIVMATVPTPKVPTETEQRRELMRDNKETDEFCLIRRRPIPVSDAPDLINMLSDEVLLQILKWLPKASLINCSMVSKRFCRLSRDESLWIRLDLSCRSLYHGALGQILDRGVQIFRVAQTEIDDPAILPNSKSFMEDFQCKLQYLDLSMAVVSLDTLTMLFKRCRHLKKLSLENVPVNTEVCKYLSQNDCLEVLNLTMVSGLNLNCMKYLLTSLVRLKELNIGWTQLNNQTLSYVCLNLPFSLTRLNISGCRKTLLDKNVLDLVNSCPNLRELDLSDCTSLTSSTIDILQDLEHLRFLAMSRCYAISPAAFKKLKHMPHLASFDIHGHMPEGILMHLKEYFGEQIVVNKFLFSSVARPTVGIKRTSIWNLRVKD; this is encoded by the exons atgataaaaaaatttcaaaatataaaatacagaaaCATGAAtacatttccaaaaaatgtattaaaaccaGTCGatattaatataacaaatagtgattcaaaaattatgctaag ttGTAGTAAACGAAATCGGGGTGATGATGAAGAAATGTTTGATGacgaaaatacacaaaataataatacaaagtgTCGAAAACGTTGGAGTTTATGTGTAAGAAAAGAAGAAACTGAACAATTGGCAGCTGAATTGGGTATAGGAATGTTAGAAACTGATGAAGTTATGAACACAGATTCAACAGTAG GTAGCGAAGACAATCCTTCAACGTGGGACTTTGGTATGGAATTGAATTTAGCTCGTAATCAAGAAGTAGATAATATTACACCAAGCTGTTCTCAACATAATATTGTACTCAACAAAGAGAATATTGTAATGGCAACAGTTCCTACCCCAAAAGTTCCTACAGAAACAGAACAACGGCGTGAATTAATGCGTGACAATAAAGAAActgatgaattttgtttaatacGACGTCGACCGATACCCGTTAGTGACGCAccagatttaataaatatgctaTCTGATGAAGTTCTgctgcaaattttaaaatggttacCGAAAGCATCGTTAATTAATTGTTCTATGGTATCAAAACGATTTTGTCGGTTGTCGAGAGATGAATCGTTATGGATTCGATTAGATTTGAGTTGTCGGTCTTTGTATCATGGTGCTCTAGGTCAAATATTAGATCGGGGTGTTCAAATATTTCGTGTTGCACAAACTGAG attGATGATCCAGCGATATTACCAAATTCAAAATCCTTTATGGaagattttcaatgtaaattacaatatttgGATTTAAGTATGGCTGTTGTTTCCTTAGATACGTTAACAATGTTATTTAAACG atgtagacatttaaaaaagttaagtttAGAAAATGTTCCTGTAAATACTGaagtatgtaaatatttaagtcaaaatgattgtttagaagtattaaatttaacaatggTCTCTGgtctaaatttaaattgtatgaaatatttgttaACATCGTTAGTAAG gttaaaagaattaaatataggATGGAcacaattaaataatcaaacattGAGCTACGTTTGTTTAAATTTGCCATTTTCATTAACACGACTCAATATTTCAGGATGTCGAAAAACATTATTAGATAAAA ATGTTTTAGATTTAGTAAATAGTTGTCCAAATTTACGTGAATTAGACTTATCAGATTGTACATCGTTAACATCTTCAACAATTGATATCCTTCAGGATTTAGAACACTTACGATTTTTAGCTATGTCACGATGTTACGCTATTTCACCAGCTGCATTTAA gaaATTAAAACATATGCCACATTTAGCATCGTTTGATATTCATGGACATATGCCAGAAggaattttaatgcatttaaaagaatattttggtgaacaaattgttgttaataaatttttatttagttctgTAGCACGACCTACAGTTGGTATTAAACGTACATCGATATGGAATTTACGTGTTAAAGATTAA
- the LOC123290614 gene encoding macrophage migration inhibitory factor homolog, whose translation MPHLRLETNLPADKIPADFVVKATDVIAESLGKPASYCVVSVIPNLPMAFGGSTNPCAIATLMSIGALGVKENKNHSAAISKLVSEVLGIPNDRMYIHFINAGAADVGFKGITFHDIFGGR comes from the exons ATGCCGCATTTACGCCTTGAAACGAATTTACCAGCCGACAAAATCCCCGCTGATTTTGTTGTAAAAGCAACTGATGTGATTGCTGAAAGTTTGGGGAAACCTGCAAGT TACTGTGTAGTTTCAGTAATCCCAAATTTACCAATGGCATTCGGTGGTAGTACAAATCCATGTGCTATCGCTACTTTGATGAGCATTGGTGCTCTAGgtgtcaaagaaaataaaaatcactcaGCCGCTATATCTAAATTAGTTAGTGAAGTGTTAGGGATACCAAATGATAG aatgtacattcattttataaatgctGGAGCTGCTGATGTTGGTTTTAAAGGAATTACATTTCATGATATTTTTGGTGGACGTTAA
- the LOC123293985 gene encoding zinc finger protein 271-like, whose protein sequence is MLQIETLDENVTIDVGSIKNEIRADDSNVLMEEEIPNNSIKKSRGIHTASVIQSFSCDICNKSFNDQSTLVKHKRVHSDKKPFSCDICNKIFNQRCTLVEHKPHHKLIHSGEKPFSCDACNKTFNNQSNLVQHKRIHGGEKPFTCDVCNKTFTRQSNLIEHKRIHTGEKPFSCEFCNKTFTQHGSLEKPFSCEFCNKTFTQHGSLAHHKRIHSGEKPFSCDTCNKPFNRQSNLLSHRRLHTGEKPFLCDICNKTFTFKFHLIQHKRIHTGEKPFSCDTCNKTFNRQSNLLSHRRIHTGEKPFSCDTCNKTFTRQSNLLSHRRIHTGEKPFLCDICNKTFTNRSHLVRHKRIHTGEKPFSCDTCNKTFNRQSNLLSHRRIHTGEKPFSCDTCNKTFNIQSNLLSHRRIHTGEKPFLCDICNKTFTNQSHLVRHKRIHTGEKPFSC, encoded by the exons atGCTTCAAATTGAAACATTAGATGAAAATGTTACAATAGATGTTGGTTCTATCAAGAATGAAATACGAGCAGATGACAGCAATGTTTTAATGGAGGAAGAAATACCTAACAACAGCATTAAAA aATCACGAGGGATTCATACTGCAAGTgtaattcaatcattttcatgtgatatttgtaataaatcatttaatgatCAAAGTactttagttaaacataaacgtgTTCATAGTgacaaaaaaccattttcatgtgatatttgtaataaaatatttaatcaacgATGTACTTTAGTtgaacataaac CTCATCACAAACTTATTCACAGcggagagaaaccattttcatgtgacgcttgtaataaaacatttaataatcaaagtaatttagttcaacataaacgtattcatggtggagaaaaaccttttacatgtgatgtttgtaacaaaacatttactcgtcaaagtaatttaattgaacataaacgtattcacaccggagaaaaaccattttcatgtgaattttgtaataaaacatttactcaacaCGGTTCTTTA gaaaaaccattttcatgtgaattttgtaataaaacatttactcaacaCGGCTCTTTAGCTCATCACAAACGTATTCATAGCGGAGAAaagccattttcatgtgatactTGCAATAAACCATTTAATCGTCAAAGTAATTTACTTTCACATAGAAGGCTTCACACCGGAGAAAAGccatttttatgtgatatttgtaataaaacatttacttttaagtttcatttaattcaacataaacgtattcacaccggagaaaaaccattttcatgtgatacttgcaataaaacatttaatcgtCAAAGTAATTTACTTTCACATAGAAGgattcacaccggagaaaaaccattttcatgtgatacttgcaataaaacatttactcgtCAAAGTAATTTACTTTCACATAGAAGgattcacaccggagaaaaaccatttttatgtgatatttgtaataaaacatttactaatCGAAGTCATTTAGTTAggcataaacgtattcacaccggagaaaaaccattttcatgtgatacttgcaataaaacatttaatcgtCAAAGTAATTTACTTTCACATAGAAGgattcacaccggagaaaaaccattttcatgtgatacttgcaataaaacatttaatattcaaaGTAATTTACTTTCACATAGAAGgattcacaccggagaaaaaccatttttatgtgatatttgtaataaaacatttactaatCAAAGTCATTTAGTTAggcataaacgtattcacaccggagaaaaaccattttcatgttaa